TTTAATTTCACCCTTGAGTATATGTACTCTCATTGGCACAAGAAATTTCTGTAGGAATTGGACCAGGGAAACAGTGAAATTGGTCTGAAAGTTGACCAGCTCAATGCAGATGGACTTCACGAGAAAATCGTCATCGCCACCTACGTGTTTGGTTAATTCTGGTGGTGTTTCTGGGGCAGTATATCCCTTTTCTGTTGGTTCTGGAGAATATTCTAAAAGAGGATCGAAAAGGTGTTCTATTTGCTCACCAAGCAAATAGGCTAGCATATTGTTCTTGTCAATAAGTTGATCATCGGCTTTGGCAATAGGATTTTGGTACACAACATCAATCATATGGGTTTCCGTTCTCTGACAATCTCTGAAGTAGCCCAACGACAGCAAATAGTCACCAATATCAGTGGGTGATTTGGTATTAATTAGTTGCATTCTGCTGGCCAAATCCCCTGCCATAGTTTCGTCCCAGTCAAATTGTATGGGTAGATCTGCATGATGAAGCATGCTATCAACAACATTACGATCGATTGCAGAATAGGCCTTTAAAAGTGACACAGCCAAGCATTTTCTCACTctacttttctttgcttctttaGTCCTCAAGTTGTTGATGGCAGGGTAATACACAGAATTCTTGGAGATGTTGATGTCCATAATTACCGACTGTCCATGTCTTGAGATCACAACACTATTCAGTTTCTTGGACCTAGGAGACTGGTAAACCGCAGCGATAACGTTACCAAAAAGTGGGTCGTGACCCTTGAAATACACGGCTCCCCCTATAATAGATTTCCAGAACTGTTCGTTGTCAATCTGATTCTTTGAGGCTGTAAAATACTGACTGCTGGATTTGCGGATCCGGTCTGCATGGTTGAATTTTGAGTAGTATGAGTCCGCTCTATATGGAGGAGGGGTACCAGTGACAACTTCATCCTCTACCTTTTCCTGTCCTTTCAAGCTGTAGCTGCTGGAACTCTTTCTCAGTAAGCAATCTGTCGACATAATATGCAAACGGATCCAATAAACACAAGAATGTAAGTTGGTAATCAACGAAGATCCTTTGAGAAAAATTAATAAAAAAAGCGTCTACCTTATTCAACAGATGAAATTCAAAAATTGGACCCATGTTCGATTTCTAAACATAAACAGACGATCGTTCGGATGTTCCCAAAAGGGTAACCTTAAACAGTGTGAAAAAAACGGAATAAGTAACTAAGGCTCAGAAAGTCGAAGAGCGTTCCGTGTCTAGTGTGTGGTGTACAGATGTATGATGTTTTACGGAAGAGCAATCCAATCCTATCCAATCCCATTTCTGTCCAATGGGTTATGATCAAATGTATGTGCGGATAATTTATATTTGTctatgtatatatatatgtgtGCATGTACGCGTATGCTCACAATTCTTACCTTGTAGCCAGATTTTCTGTTCATCGCCTTTTATCCTAAAATGCCCGCTCAAAAGAAAGTCGCTGTACGTAAAGACAAAGGCAATGTAAGCAATTGTCAATTTTTTAATACTAACAAGTTTATAGATCATCATTTACACCCTTTACAACCATATTGGTCGTATGGCTGAGTCTGTCAAGTCCGGGGTGGACGCCCAAGGCTTTGAGTCCAAGATTTTCCAGGTTCCTGAGACCTTACCTAAGGAAGTCCTCAAAGCAATGCATGCCCCGGAGAAACCGCCTTACGAAATTGCAACTCGTGACACTTTGAGTGGTTACGATGCCTTTTTGTTTGGTATTCCCACCAGATTCGGTAACATGCCGGCACAATTCAAAACCTTTTGGGATACCACTGGAGGTCTCTGGGTCAACGGTGGATTGTACCATAAACCATTTGGTGTCTTTGTCTCTACTGGTACCGGTGGTGGTAATGAATCTACTGTGATGAACAATTTGTCCAGTTTCATTCATCACGGTATGGTTTTTGTTCCATTGGGTTACGCCAAAGTGTTCCCCGAACTGACTAATTTGAATGAAGTTCATGGCGGTTCTCCTTGGGGATCTGGTACTTTTGCTGGTGCTGATGGGTCCAGAAATCCTACTGAGTTGGAGTTAAAAATTGCTAAGCTGCATGGTACAGAATTTGGAAAGTATCTCAAGGGGGAATAAGTAAAAGGATTTCCTTCGTGTGCGACATATACTTTGTTGTTAGCTAAGAATTTATTTGTATTTTTTCATTGATCTTATGGAGTATATATATCGATAATCAGATGTATttcatcataatcatctAGATTCACATTGAGAGTAGTTAGTTTTGTTTCCCTTTGGTTCAAGGAGCTTGCCGACGAATCTTCTAAATCAGAAACTAAAGTCACAGAACTGTagaaagatgaattttCATAGGAACGGGTATGCGATGCCCAACTGTTATACAATGCAGAGGTATCCACACTTAAGTCTTGAAGATAAGCATCATCCTCACCCACATGATATCCATATATGGACTCCATTATGGATCCGTTTTCTGTATCTTGATCATACGTGGAATCACTGTAGAAGGAGCTACACTCACCTGAAAATGGAATTTCCTCATTTGGAAGCTCATATTGAGGATTTTCagagttcttcttgaataaACCGAGTACATTACTGAAGGATCTTCTAAATATTGAAGTGAAACTGAAACGATGATTAGCCATACTGAAAAGATAATAACAAAGAACTGATGAATAAATTAAGAGAGCAGGTAAAACAATTATTAATGTCTTTTACATAGATGATACTTCCGAACAGAACAATGAAAAATTCAGAGTCAAACCAGAACATGcaaatatcttcttttgacCATCAACTGGAGCAACTACATTGAAGCATCTGAATATCGCTACTTGGTGCAGAGGTCCATCTCTTTTCCAATTCCTTGGCTTCAGCACCCCATTGTGATTTATCGTACGGATTAATACTcattttcaacaacttgttgAGATAAAGAGGATCATACTCATTTTCCTGTGTATAATCAAttacttcatcaagaatcCAGTTTTTTGGGACAAATAATGGATTGAACTTATGGGCTCTTTCGTATCTGTTCTCATCCGTTAGTTTCTCCTCCTCAATGCGCTTCTTAAAATCGATAAGAAAAGACTTGAGTTGCTTCGTAACATTTTCTTTAGTAAGATCTGTAAACGGATCATCCTTGAAAGTGTCAGGAATAAATGCAGCAGCAACGGCATCAACATTAAAATTGTCCTTAATATGCTGTTGTTGCAATGTAGCAAAGAATAAATTGTAATCAAGTTTCGTATGCTGTAAGGTCTCAAATAATGATGCCACCACACCAAGATGATCTGATGGTCTTGGTGTTATACCTAATCTCTTGCAAACTAATTTCAGATACTGATCGATATAGATCCGTTCGAATATATCTCCACCTGCTCCAATGACACCTTCAGCACGCTTGGTCACATCATCAATCCAGCTTTCCTTCAAACCcttctccttgaaaaaTGGATCATTCAAATATTTACCACCTGCCCCAATCAACTCAGCCAAATCTTCACCTAGCTTTACCATATTAAACCAGATTGCCGAAGGCATATTTTTAAAGCTGTACCGTAACATGAGATCATCATGGTTCGAAGTATAATTAGGATCAAAGTAGTCCATGAATGCAAATGGACCAAAATCGATAGCCAAGCCAAGAACAGATGTATTATCGGTATTCAAAACTCCATTCAAGAAGCAGTAAGCCTGCCAGTAAGCTACAGACTTGGCATTTCTGACTATTATTTCCAAATACATCTTGTCGTACTTGGTCAATTCGCCAAGGGCCTTGATTTTTGGCTCATAGTTGATAATGTCAGCATATTGGGCGCATAACTTACTCTCGCCTTTGAAAACTTCATCAATCACATAATCACTCAATTGGAAAATGCCCTCCCTATCCCCCCGATATCTATATAAATCAAAATTGCCCACTCGAATCCAGCTTGGTGCCATACGACAGACGATGGCACATTTTTCAGAAGCACTACGTTGAGCATAGGTCTTTGGAAGTGCAGTGAGAGCAACAGATCGGGTGGACGGGATTCCAATGGCATTAAGAGACTCTGAGACAATGAATTCACGGATACTCGATCTGAGAACAGCCTTACCATCGGCGAAACGTGAAAATGGAGTCTTTCCGGCCCCTTTCAATTGCAATTCGTATCTCCTGCCAGTCTTAGGATTAGTTATCT
The sequence above is a segment of the Brettanomyces nanus chromosome 4, complete sequence genome. Coding sequences within it:
- the PST2_1 gene encoding flavodoxin-like fold protein (CAZy:AA6) encodes the protein MPAQKKVAIIIYTLYNHIGRMAESVKSGVDAQGFESKIFQVPETLPKEVLKAMHAPEKPPYEIATRDTLSGYDAFLFGIPTRFGNMPAQFKTFWDTTGGLWVNGGLYHKPFGVFVSTGTGGGNESTVMNNLSSFIHHGMVFVPLGYAKVFPELTNLNEVHGGSPWGSGTFAGADGSRNPTELELKIAKLHGTEFGKYLKGE
- a CDS encoding uncharacterized protein (BUSCO:EOG0934123X~EggNog:ENOG41) — translated: MKASPKTSSFTKRLSADPAIPSVDIAKDPNTPQELLHKARRLKAGAFTWTRPEPRKEYKFLTASPRALNDLGFDEKQESESEYFRQIVSGQAIVENPYPYSQAYAGYQFGDFAGQLGDGRVVNLFEITNPKTGRRYELQLKGAGKTPFSRFADGKAVLRSSIREFIVSESLNAIGIPSTRSVALTALPKTYAQRSASEKCAIVCRMAPSWIRVGNFDLYRYRGDREGIFQLSDYVIDEVFKGESKLCAQYADIINYEPKIKALGELTKYDKMYLEIIVRNAKSVAYWQAYCFLNGVLNTDNTSVLGLAIDFGPFAFMDYFDPNYTSNHDDLMLRYSFKNMPSAIWFNMVKLGEDLAELIGAGGKYLNDPFFKEKGLKESWIDDVTKRAEGVIGAGGDIFERIYIDQYLKLVCKRLGITPRPSDHLGVVASLFETLQHTKLDYNLFFATLQQQHIKDNFNVDAVAAAFIPDTFKDDPFTDLTKENVTKQLKSFLIDFKKRIEEEKLTDENRYERAHKFNPLFVPKNWILDEVIDYTQENEYDPLYLNKLLKMSINPYDKSQWGAEAKELEKRWTSAPSSDIQMLQCSCSS